The Streptomyces sp. NBC_00178 genome contains a region encoding:
- a CDS encoding GNAT family N-acetyltransferase has translation MADLVVRRAGADDRDVLERLWPLFLHDLSEFWGVLPNPDGTYRREWLESAIGDPTWLSYLIWSGDRPVGFAFVRALDSDTRVLNSFFVVRGARRSGLGLRAVQSVLAAHPGRWEIAFQEENEGAARFWRRVASEVAGETWTEERRPVSRKSELSTNTWVAFDAR, from the coding sequence ATGGCAGACCTTGTTGTCCGCAGAGCGGGCGCCGACGACCGCGACGTCCTGGAACGACTCTGGCCGCTCTTCCTGCACGACCTGTCGGAGTTCTGGGGTGTCCTGCCGAACCCGGACGGAACATACCGGCGGGAGTGGCTGGAGTCGGCGATCGGCGATCCCACCTGGTTGTCCTATCTCATATGGTCTGGTGACCGGCCGGTCGGCTTCGCGTTCGTACGCGCGCTGGACAGCGATACGCGCGTGCTGAACAGCTTCTTCGTGGTGCGAGGGGCACGCCGGTCGGGCCTCGGGTTACGAGCGGTGCAGTCCGTTCTCGCCGCGCACCCCGGCCGATGGGAGATCGCTTTTCAGGAGGAGAACGAGGGCGCGGCACGCTTCTGGCGTCGCGTCGCTTCCGAAGTCGCGGGCGAGACCTGGACCGAGGAGCGGCGACCGGTGTCCAGGAAGTCCGAGCTGTCGACGAACACATGGGTTGCGTTCGATGCGCGGTAG